One Nitrosopumilus piranensis genomic region harbors:
- a CDS encoding helix-turn-helix transcriptional regulator, whose protein sequence is MADLIDETADYVLELASSQRLNILISLLNKELTPTAFAKEIDATKQEVHRNFLRLEKSGLIKKKVNGKYTLTTFGQTICTQVPSLVFLSQNRKYFEEHTLGDVPHKFQMRCGQLTNSQYVKGVSKVLEQWKQIYKNSDEYIYEILSEVPLDLIEPLVKKVKKGIKFNYVFSESAVVPKGRKALLKKLGFYELMEKGLIERKMEKNVQTVVVLNEKEACLMFPTLDGESDISEMFYSDDPMFHEWCLDYFRYSWYGSDVFRESKLKE, encoded by the coding sequence ATGGCAGATCTTATTGATGAAACTGCAGATTATGTGTTAGAGCTTGCAAGTTCTCAGAGATTAAATATTTTGATCAGTTTGCTAAACAAAGAACTGACTCCTACTGCATTTGCAAAAGAGATTGATGCAACAAAACAAGAAGTTCACAGAAATTTTCTTCGTCTAGAAAAATCGGGTCTGATAAAAAAGAAGGTTAATGGAAAATATACACTTACTACATTTGGGCAAACAATATGCACACAGGTACCTTCACTTGTATTTTTATCTCAAAACAGGAAATATTTTGAAGAGCATACCCTTGGTGATGTTCCACACAAGTTCCAAATGCGTTGCGGACAACTAACAAACTCCCAGTATGTTAAAGGCGTTTCAAAAGTTTTAGAACAGTGGAAACAAATCTACAAAAATTCTGATGAATACATCTATGAGATTTTATCTGAGGTCCCACTAGACTTGATTGAACCACTAGTAAAAAAAGTCAAAAAAGGAATAAAGTTCAACTATGTTTTCTCAGAGTCCGCTGTTGTACCAAAAGGCAGAAAGGCATTACTAAAAAAATTGGGCTTTTACGAGCTTATGGAAAAAGGATTAATTGAAAGGAAGATGGAAAAAAATGTCCAGACTGTTGTGGTACTAAATGAGAAAGAGGCATGTTTGATGTTTCCTACTTTGGATGGAGAGTCTGATATTAGCGAGATGTTTTATTCTGATGATCCGATGTTTCATGAATGGTGTCTTGACTATTTCAGATACTCCTGGTATGGCTCAGACGTATTTAGAGAAAGCAAACTAAAAGAGTAA
- a CDS encoding DUF6659 family protein gives MLSTKDIQKLDLACTELSKDEKIRHVGVINELGHLVAGGFKKGVTALLTEERLRMLYMQMQLDFNMRQELDDLLGPIDYIASRRSKLLIISVPIGENLVLIAAEPDADDKKIIKHAEELFDDISINTLK, from the coding sequence ATGTTATCTACAAAAGATATCCAAAAACTTGATTTGGCATGTACTGAACTTTCAAAAGATGAAAAAATTAGACATGTTGGAGTGATCAATGAGCTTGGACATCTTGTTGCAGGGGGATTCAAAAAAGGAGTTACTGCATTATTGACTGAAGAACGATTAAGGATGCTGTATATGCAGATGCAGCTTGATTTTAACATGAGACAAGAACTAGATGATCTTTTGGGCCCAATAGACTATATTGCATCAAGACGATCAAAATTACTAATCATTAGTGTTCCAATAGGTGAAAACTTGGTGTTAATTGCAGCAGAACCTGATGCAGATGACAAAAAAATAATCAAACATGCCGAAGAACTGTTTGATGATATCTCAATTAATACTCTAAAATGA